Proteins from one Methanomassiliicoccales archaeon genomic window:
- a CDS encoding response regulator, with product MTAKILVVDDELGIRNVITSLLKEKGYQISTAGTGAEALRLLSNEFFNVVILDIILPDMTGTQLLEKIERSSPDSEVILITGHASLDTAIQALRKRSFDYIQKPFKLGQLLETIEGALEHQRLTLENRKMLEQLKFLNNINSQIMKTLELDSILKHILYLSMNFFRADSGAIYLRNGTEWKLRQYSGVTKRFVNEFGSLSPEHPIIRDAMSGKVSVTQGNNGYAGSSWASIPLLYLEQPLGVMILTAKTGKRFDEEDRRLLSILGIQTGSYIYNSLLFSQAEETRSYLEGFVRNSAEAIITYSLDGKIRTWNDAARRTYGYSESEAIGRYLIIVPENRLEEMREIMTKVGNGEVVDYHETIRRRKDGTLIPVLATYSPVRDSTGKVIGISSISRDMSLLRRIEEEQVRGQISGAKVKVREVLIDMVPLLMKLPFPEEERKYIVSKISQRLEESLYDEYFAGKESVDLQIMGEGVARVLNDLGGDFSYQLEGDEVIIQGRKCPWNNQFKRNPIACSLTKAIALRFANRSWGAARVQLTQSLANKDDCCKLTIRRIL from the coding sequence ATGACGGCGAAAATATTAGTGGTGGATGATGAGCTTGGGATACGTAATGTAATCACCTCGCTACTAAAAGAGAAGGGCTATCAAATTTCTACTGCAGGTACGGGGGCAGAGGCGCTAAGGCTCCTAAGCAATGAATTCTTCAATGTCGTCATCCTCGACATAATCCTTCCAGATATGACTGGAACCCAATTATTGGAAAAAATAGAGCGTTCATCACCCGATTCTGAGGTGATTCTCATAACTGGTCATGCCTCATTAGATACCGCGATCCAAGCCTTAAGGAAAAGGTCTTTTGATTATATTCAGAAACCTTTCAAACTAGGACAATTACTAGAAACTATTGAAGGAGCTCTGGAGCATCAACGCCTCACCCTTGAGAATCGCAAAATGCTTGAACAGCTCAAATTCTTAAATAATATCAATTCGCAAATCATGAAAACGTTAGAGCTTGATTCAATTCTGAAGCACATTCTTTATTTGAGTATGAATTTTTTCCGAGCAGATTCTGGCGCTATCTATCTGCGAAATGGAACAGAATGGAAGTTGAGACAATATTCTGGTGTCACTAAGCGATTCGTCAATGAATTCGGTTCTCTTTCCCCCGAGCATCCTATCATCAGAGACGCTATGAGTGGGAAGGTGAGTGTTACTCAGGGAAACAATGGTTATGCAGGGAGCTCTTGGGCCTCCATTCCTCTACTTTACCTAGAGCAGCCGTTGGGAGTAATGATATTGACTGCGAAAACAGGGAAGCGATTTGATGAGGAGGACAGACGCCTTCTATCCATTTTAGGTATCCAGACAGGTTCTTACATATACAATTCCTTACTTTTCTCGCAAGCAGAAGAGACTCGTTCTTATCTAGAAGGATTTGTGCGCAATTCGGCCGAAGCCATAATTACATATTCCCTGGATGGTAAAATCCGCACCTGGAACGATGCTGCCAGGCGCACCTATGGTTATAGCGAGTCCGAAGCCATCGGACGATACCTTATCATAGTACCAGAAAACCGATTGGAGGAAATGCGGGAAATTATGACCAAGGTAGGCAATGGAGAGGTCGTTGATTATCACGAAACCATTAGGCGCAGGAAAGACGGTACTCTGATTCCTGTTCTCGCCACCTATTCTCCTGTACGAGATTCTACAGGAAAGGTCATAGGGATATCCTCGATTTCTCGAGACATGTCGCTTCTGCGCCGAATAGAAGAGGAGCAGGTCAGAGGTCAGATTTCTGGAGCAAAGGTAAAAGTTAGAGAAGTTTTAATCGATATGGTGCCGCTCTTGATGAAGCTGCCTTTTCCTGAAGAAGAACGGAAATACATAGTCAGCAAAATTTCGCAGCGCTTAGAGGAGAGTCTTTATGATGAATATTTCGCAGGTAAGGAGAGTGTGGACCTCCAAATAATGGGAGAAGGTGTTGCCAGAGTTCTAAATGATCTGGGAGGAGATTTTTCGTATCAATTGGAAGGGGACGAAGTTATCATCCAGGGTAGAAAATGCCCTTGGAATAATCAATTCAAGCGCAATCCCATCGCCTGTTCCTTAACCAAAGCTATAGCCCTTCGTTTCGCGAATAGGTCTTGGGGTGCGGCCAGAGTACAACTCACACAAAGTCTAGCTAATAAAGATGATTGCTGCAAATTAACCATACGTAGAATATTGTGA
- a CDS encoding HisA/HisF-related TIM barrel protein yields the protein MREDDMPRQGLYACPYCGGRTLEPTQLISGPLVTVDNWDGSYRCLECRKVAVPLYFRSAEEWVLFRQERSRRASFEEERRFLHIPIVPVDTRQLLGQTGFDIPLIKVVEVVSVRWGKNGYERTNYAESFERYWRVVSGSRYQSQQIMLMDLAGISQGRPNFKVLRDLVKSKYEIWLDLGIRDIHDVFDAFSLEAYKALVATSVASSIHLFEEVYSISDRCVPLVQINNDVIWGKNGAGPKRLEDALDELKRLGFEEVALMDLSALGTNKGISEELIERAKGFVPQIYYGGGVLESDLECLKRHELAGAFLEPFTPIIKDLIVRDDPETISEAPTGDFTTIRNINKYTAID from the coding sequence ATGAGAGAAGATGACATGCCACGACAAGGACTCTACGCCTGTCCATATTGCGGAGGGCGAACATTAGAACCCACTCAGCTCATTTCTGGGCCTTTGGTGACTGTTGACAATTGGGATGGAAGTTACAGATGTTTGGAGTGCCGAAAAGTAGCCGTTCCCCTATATTTTCGAAGCGCGGAGGAATGGGTGCTATTCAGGCAGGAACGAAGCAGAAGGGCGAGCTTTGAGGAGGAGCGAAGGTTTTTGCATATTCCTATCGTCCCAGTTGATACTAGGCAGTTACTTGGTCAAACAGGCTTCGACATTCCCTTGATAAAGGTTGTTGAAGTGGTATCTGTGCGCTGGGGAAAAAACGGTTATGAGCGAACAAATTACGCAGAGAGCTTCGAGCGATATTGGCGCGTTGTCTCAGGAAGCCGCTACCAAAGCCAGCAAATAATGCTGATGGATCTCGCGGGCATATCACAAGGAAGACCGAATTTCAAAGTATTACGCGATTTAGTCAAAAGCAAATACGAAATATGGCTGGACTTAGGCATTAGAGACATCCACGATGTCTTCGATGCCTTTTCCTTAGAGGCGTATAAAGCATTAGTAGCGACCTCTGTTGCCTCATCCATCCACCTTTTTGAAGAGGTTTATTCGATTTCTGATCGATGCGTTCCTCTGGTGCAAATAAATAATGATGTGATTTGGGGCAAAAATGGAGCTGGCCCAAAGAGGTTAGAGGATGCGCTTGACGAATTAAAAAGGTTAGGATTCGAAGAGGTGGCGCTTATGGACTTGTCTGCTTTGGGAACTAATAAAGGTATTTCCGAAGAATTGATAGAAAGAGCGAAGGGATTCGTGCCTCAGATCTACTATGGGGGCGGGGTTCTAGAGAGTGATCTCGAATGCTTGAAGCGCCATGAGCTTGCTGGAGCATTTTTGGAGCCTTTCACGCCTATAATAAAAGATTTAATCGTTAGGGATGATCCTGAGACCATATCAGAGGCCCCCACTGGTGATTTTACCACCATAAGGAATATAAATAAATACACTGCAATCGATTAA
- a CDS encoding NAD(P)H-dependent oxidoreductase, which yields MNCRCFDDGEGSIFYMDKNQTILDILFRWNNNTREKVHSLKIVAINGSPRIKGNTSNMIRESLKDAEALGNDVYYFDLANMAINDCKACMKCKKDRGCSQQDDMTRIYPLIEDADVLVLGSPIYMGDETGLMKCFIDRLYCFLVPNEKKNGLMSTLRAGKRALVIFTCQMPNGATLYNYISVRYFNLFINMLGFEDIRTYIIGGANPAQELALTPQAMAVLPECRRFVTNK from the coding sequence ATGAACTGCCGATGCTTCGACGATGGTGAAGGAAGCATATTCTACATGGATAAAAATCAAACTATACTCGACATATTATTCAGGTGGAATAACAATACCCGCGAGAAGGTGCACAGTTTGAAGATAGTGGCCATTAATGGAAGCCCTCGCATCAAAGGTAATACATCAAATATGATACGCGAGAGCTTGAAGGATGCTGAAGCACTGGGGAACGATGTCTATTATTTCGATCTCGCGAATATGGCAATAAACGATTGCAAGGCATGTATGAAATGCAAGAAAGACAGGGGATGCTCTCAGCAAGATGATATGACAAGAATATACCCTCTAATTGAAGATGCTGACGTTCTTGTCCTAGGCTCTCCTATTTACATGGGTGATGAGACCGGCCTAATGAAATGCTTTATAGACAGACTTTACTGTTTTTTAGTACCTAATGAAAAAAAGAATGGGCTAATGTCCACTTTACGCGCTGGCAAAAGAGCTTTAGTAATCTTCACTTGTCAAATGCCCAATGGAGCCACCCTCTATAATTATATCTCAGTGCGATATTTTAACCTGTTTATCAACATGCTTGGATTTGAGGATATTCGAACTTATATCATTGGAGGAGCCAATCCCGCTCAAGAGCTTGCGTTAACGCCGCAAGCCATGGCAGTTTTACCTGAATGTCGAAGGTTTGTAACCAATAAATGA
- a CDS encoding hydrogenase iron-sulfur subunit → MTQDWGGTELINNAINNRIGVFICSCNGAIETTLDLKSLEEETRAMTGVAIVVRRNFLCHVEALQDIQQTIEKERLDRIVIAACSPLLYLKDFENAAAKAGLSPYMVEMSNIREQCAWMHSSSIKDVTRKARDQILMAISKLGAAKNISEGTKVKVLEDRCSGCGVCQATCRVSAIKMLEASNRPGHRIASVNTSICEGCGACVAACPSAAMDQNRFSNAEMTAMIDVITPPVSEEVENFPNILVFACHWCSYKAADLAGIKRLQLKPYFKVIRTMCSARVDPEWVMRALSRGADGVLILAGKPGRCHYEVGSVRTNRRMALLTSVIKQLGFDEGRFQTLYVDSDEPELFQKNVEEFISKIMEIGPNPMRNPEPKAPVTVPLQFGTISEDQMRARGLL, encoded by the coding sequence ATGACACAGGATTGGGGAGGGACTGAACTGATTAATAATGCTATTAACAACAGGATAGGAGTATTCATTTGTTCGTGCAATGGGGCGATAGAAACAACCTTGGACCTAAAAAGTTTGGAGGAAGAAACCCGCGCTATGACAGGTGTTGCCATAGTTGTCAGAAGAAATTTCTTATGCCACGTGGAAGCCCTTCAAGATATCCAACAGACCATCGAGAAAGAAAGATTGGATCGTATAGTGATAGCAGCCTGCTCTCCTCTCCTATATTTGAAAGATTTCGAGAATGCGGCGGCAAAAGCAGGTCTATCGCCTTACATGGTCGAGATGTCCAATATTCGAGAGCAATGTGCTTGGATGCACTCATCTTCGATTAAAGACGTCACTAGGAAAGCCAGAGATCAAATATTAATGGCTATATCTAAGCTTGGCGCTGCAAAGAATATCAGCGAAGGGACCAAGGTCAAGGTCCTTGAAGATAGATGCTCAGGTTGTGGCGTATGTCAGGCGACATGTCGCGTAAGTGCGATAAAGATGCTGGAAGCCTCTAATAGGCCTGGTCATCGAATCGCCTCTGTAAACACATCAATATGTGAAGGTTGCGGAGCATGCGTTGCTGCCTGCCCTAGTGCGGCAATGGATCAAAATAGGTTCTCTAATGCAGAAATGACTGCGATGATTGATGTTATAACACCTCCTGTTAGTGAGGAAGTAGAGAATTTTCCTAACATTTTGGTTTTTGCGTGTCATTGGTGCTCTTATAAAGCGGCAGATCTAGCTGGGATTAAGAGACTTCAATTAAAACCTTATTTTAAAGTCATACGTACCATGTGTTCGGCAAGAGTGGATCCTGAATGGGTTATGAGGGCTTTGTCCAGGGGGGCTGATGGCGTGCTTATTTTAGCTGGAAAGCCTGGGCGATGCCATTATGAAGTTGGGAGCGTTAGGACTAACAGGCGCATGGCTTTGCTGACCAGCGTGATTAAGCAGCTTGGGTTTGACGAAGGGAGATTCCAGACTCTTTATGTGGATTCTGATGAGCCAGAGCTCTTCCAAAAAAATGTGGAAGAATTCATATCAAAGATAATGGAGATAGGACCGAATCCAATGAGAAACCCTGAGCCAAAAGCGCCAGTCACGGTGCCATTACAGTTCGGAACGATCTCAGAGGATCAGATGAGAGCTAGAGGCCTTCTCTGA
- a CDS encoding cation acetate symporter, which produces MAYEFKPVAFGLFVLITAITLVISIYAARRVRTAGHYYVAGGGVKWFVNGIAFAGDYLSAASFLGIAGLIAFSGYDGFMYAIGFLAGWIIALFLIAEPLRKIGKYTFGDALAAKFKDRRVRLMASISAIVVSVFYLIPQMVGAGSIIQPLLGLEYELGVLIVGLVVVLIVAAAGMVSTTWVQFIKGFLLLFAALGLTIGVLYVAGMGPIEFIGHFVNNPSITVPTADGGQKIYAGEAFMSPGIKYKDPWDFASLALGLILGTAALPHILIRYYTVPKPSDARKSTVVAIIAIGTFYALVLFLGLGANYFQTLDPTNQNLSAPLLAEHIGGEVFFAVISSIAFATILGTVSGLIMAASGAIAHDIYTEFMGKRGDDRKTLRVSKITAIAVGFLAIILGIVMKGQNVAFLVGLAFAIAASANIPALICMLFWKRTTSQGVIAGILVGLVLSIGLIFVSPTFMGTEEALFSLYNPGIISIPVGFAVTIGVSLLTSKSNSRDEKESNVKG; this is translated from the coding sequence TTGGCCTACGAATTTAAGCCCGTAGCATTTGGCCTCTTTGTGCTTATTACTGCGATTACTTTGGTCATATCGATATATGCCGCTAGGAGAGTGAGGACAGCAGGGCATTACTATGTCGCTGGAGGCGGAGTTAAATGGTTCGTTAATGGCATAGCTTTCGCTGGAGATTATCTAAGTGCGGCCTCCTTCCTTGGCATAGCAGGTCTGATAGCCTTCTCAGGATACGATGGTTTCATGTATGCTATCGGTTTCCTTGCTGGATGGATCATTGCGTTATTCCTCATTGCTGAGCCTTTACGCAAGATTGGCAAGTACACCTTCGGAGATGCTCTCGCAGCAAAATTCAAAGACAGAAGAGTTCGCCTTATGGCATCCATTTCTGCCATAGTAGTTAGCGTTTTCTATCTGATACCACAAATGGTGGGTGCCGGTAGCATAATACAACCACTTCTAGGACTTGAATATGAATTAGGAGTCTTGATCGTGGGGCTTGTAGTGGTCCTGATCGTGGCGGCAGCAGGAATGGTTTCAACTACCTGGGTGCAGTTTATAAAAGGCTTCCTACTGCTGTTCGCGGCTCTTGGCCTCACCATAGGAGTGCTCTATGTGGCAGGAATGGGACCGATAGAATTCATTGGCCATTTCGTCAATAATCCCTCGATCACTGTCCCGACCGCAGACGGAGGTCAGAAAATATACGCAGGAGAAGCTTTCATGTCACCAGGTATAAAATATAAAGACCCGTGGGACTTCGCCTCTCTTGCTTTGGGTCTAATCCTTGGAACGGCTGCTCTGCCTCACATTTTAATAAGGTATTACACTGTGCCAAAACCTTCAGACGCTAGGAAGTCCACTGTGGTGGCCATCATTGCCATAGGGACTTTTTATGCCCTGGTATTATTCCTTGGGCTGGGTGCTAACTACTTCCAGACATTAGATCCTACCAATCAGAACCTCTCAGCGCCGCTTCTTGCCGAACACATAGGTGGAGAGGTTTTCTTTGCCGTAATCTCATCCATCGCTTTCGCTACCATTCTCGGGACAGTATCAGGTCTTATAATGGCAGCTTCGGGGGCTATTGCCCACGATATATACACTGAATTCATGGGCAAAAGGGGAGATGACAGGAAGACACTTAGAGTCTCAAAGATCACAGCTATAGCCGTAGGATTCCTGGCCATAATTCTAGGCATAGTAATGAAAGGGCAAAATGTGGCCTTCCTTGTTGGTCTTGCGTTCGCCATAGCTGCCTCAGCCAACATACCCGCGCTTATCTGCATGCTGTTCTGGAAGAGAACTACTTCCCAAGGCGTGATAGCTGGCATTTTGGTAGGTCTTGTTCTGTCCATAGGGCTCATATTTGTAAGTCCAACATTTATGGGCACAGAGGAAGCCCTCTTCAGCCTTTACAACCCCGGTATAATATCGATTCCAGTGGGCTTTGCCGTCACGATAGGAGTGTCACTTTTGACAAGCAAGAGCAATTCACGTGATGAGAAGGAATCAAATGTAAAGGGTTGA
- a CDS encoding universal stress protein → MATNGYKILLPTDGSYPAIAATVRAIEMAKDRKAKLIILHVNEPITPAGMERIAEESVLMRTAGIDGVAYAKDVAAKAGIPTEVIIREGAVVGEIIRTATEKQVDIIVMGSSTIKGLPGLYLGSVSRGVIKEAPCDVVVVKLTEDEMKKAVQLAQEIAAAMKRPAVKFDISDITSLKKFKVGIGLLVVYSITYIIFTVLGTFVKNPDSPQGLSFFSLQMFGMNLGVIFGMVVIFMAIIMAVAFNWYAGRSENGEGGE, encoded by the coding sequence TTGGCAACAAATGGATACAAGATTCTATTGCCAACGGATGGCTCATATCCAGCCATCGCGGCTACTGTAAGAGCTATAGAAATGGCAAAGGACCGAAAGGCCAAACTCATCATTTTGCATGTAAATGAACCTATTACTCCAGCCGGAATGGAACGAATTGCTGAAGAATCGGTCTTGATGAGAACCGCCGGCATCGATGGTGTAGCATATGCCAAGGATGTGGCCGCTAAGGCTGGAATTCCGACTGAGGTCATAATTCGCGAAGGGGCCGTTGTAGGTGAGATTATTCGAACTGCCACAGAAAAGCAGGTCGATATAATCGTGATGGGTTCGTCTACCATCAAAGGATTACCTGGGCTATATCTAGGAAGCGTATCACGCGGTGTTATCAAGGAGGCGCCGTGCGATGTTGTGGTGGTTAAGCTCACAGAGGATGAGATGAAGAAAGCGGTTCAATTAGCTCAGGAAATTGCTGCCGCTATGAAGCGTCCTGCTGTGAAATTCGATATAAGCGATATCACTTCCCTGAAGAAATTCAAGGTAGGGATAGGTCTGCTTGTAGTCTATTCCATTACCTACATCATATTCACAGTATTGGGAACATTCGTGAAGAACCCTGATAGCCCACAAGGTTTGTCGTTTTTCAGCCTGCAGATGTTTGGTATGAACCTTGGGGTAATCTTCGGAATGGTCGTGATATTCATGGCCATAATAATGGCAGTGGCTTTCAATTGGTATGCTGGCCGGTCAGAAAACGGAGAGGGGGGTGAGTGA
- a CDS encoding NifB/NifX family molybdenum-iron cluster-binding protein, whose amino-acid sequence MKILISSTGPGLDFLIDEEFGHAEYFIVIDPETMEFEAVKNVGHDAEIGAGIYAAEQAAKLGVSAVLTGWVGPHGQEVLAKHNIRIIMDEEGTVREAVERYKRKFLRKLE is encoded by the coding sequence ATGAAAATCTTGATTAGTTCTACAGGTCCTGGGCTGGATTTTCTAATCGATGAAGAGTTTGGTCATGCAGAATATTTTATTGTAATAGACCCAGAAACTATGGAGTTCGAAGCGGTGAAGAATGTAGGTCATGATGCTGAGATAGGGGCAGGCATCTACGCCGCCGAACAAGCAGCCAAATTAGGTGTTTCGGCCGTCCTGACCGGATGGGTTGGACCCCATGGTCAAGAGGTTTTAGCGAAGCACAATATCCGAATAATCATGGATGAGGAGGGGACGGTCAGAGAGGCCGTGGAGCGATATAAAAGAAAATTTTTAAGAAAATTGGAATAA